DNA from Eucalyptus grandis isolate ANBG69807.140 chromosome 5, ASM1654582v1, whole genome shotgun sequence:
AACAGTATAGAATACTTGTGCAGATTTATTATCTCGAGTTGAATTTCTTTCCTAAAATATCAGATTATGTAAATCAGTACTCTAAAGTATTATGAAAATTTCTTCCATTATAAGAGCAATTAACTGTCCTCCTTCCATCTTACTACCGAACTCTCCATCTAAATTCCCCTGCCCCAGTCAAACAAGCAACAAGTGTTTGCTTACATCATTACTGATCACAGCATACTAAACTAGAGCTTACATACAAATGCAACACGACCATGTCAGCAGCAAACATGGAAAAAGCATTTATATGCAGATGTTGCACAATAATGTTCATGTGAAGAAAAGCGAGCTGATCCACTCCACACCAGCAAGCACACTTAAGGATGTGTACACGTAAATATGCACTTACATGCAAATGGTGCATCTCAGTGGACCCCATACAGCCCTGGCATACACGCACGCTCACTCTTGTAGAACCCCATATAAATGAACTTGATCGCCACTCCACAACATGTGTACACAAACATGTACTTGCAAATGTCTAGAACCAGCCTCAATAAACTAACGAGAATTCAATAACAGCAACATTGGCTGTCTTATGATGTTAACATTTACAGCATGAAATTAACTAAGATTTAACAGCGTAGAGACCAAGGCTTTCGATGCATATCCCAAATACATCCAATGCCAAGTTGATTGATTCTTGTCAAGACACCCCTTCCAGGTTCCACTACTTTCAAAGAAGTCACGAATTATACAGAAATTGAAGATGCTAGAAAAATCATAATGAATATTAGTATGAACGACTCACCTTCTGGTGCTtatcaaatcaatctttcatCCACTCCACAGTTTCTAAGCCATTCTTCTGCATTTCAAGAagcatctcttcctttttcttcatattgCCAGTTCTGTGATAGGCAGCTGCAAGGACATTGTATGTTGCCACATCAGGAGCAACTCCTTGTCTTTTCATCTCATGAAACAACAACTCAGCCATGTCCATGCGTCCTTGCTTGGAGAATCCATCAATCAGACAGGTAAAAGTAAAAACGCTAGGAAGAACTCTTTTCCTTGACATTTGATTGAATAACGCCCAAGCCTTCCTAATTTCTCCAAGTCTACAAAAGCCAGCTATGATAGATGTGTAGCATATATCATCAAGAGGCAAACCCTCTTCAATCATCTCCATGAACAAAGCATAAGCTTTGTACATATGTCCCTCATGACAGAAAATGTTTATAAGAATAGTATTCGTGACCACGTCAGGCATCATACcagcttttagcattttcccATACAACTTTCGAGCTTCTTTCAACTTTGAGTTTTTTGCAAAACCGTCCATAAGAATACTACACATGACAACATCTgggaatatatttttcttaagcATTGGAGCAAGGAGCTCCCATGCTTTCTCTGGTTTTCCCTCCTTGCAGAGTCTGTTTATAACTGTAGTATACATATATGAGGTGCGAAATATGTCCTGGTCTAGTTTCAAAGCTTCCTGAGAATTTCCTTCTCTGCAATATTGGCAAAATCCATCAATAATATTTCTAAAGCTGGAAGTGCAGGGATCAACGTCATGATTGATCATCTCTTGAAAAAGTCTGCTGGCAGAATCGATGTGACCCTGATTTACAAAACCATCAATTAATATGTCATAAGCAATATTGTCATACTCATAGCCACGATACCCAATATCTCGGAAAAAACCATGCGACAATTCCATCAAACCTGCCTTGCATAGACCATAACAAAGTGAGCTATAGCTAACTATTGTAGGTTTAATGTTGGAAACTTCCATCTCATGAAACAGACTTAGACTTTTCTCAACATCCCCATTCTTGCAGAACCCATCAATCAAAATGCTATAGCTATAGACATCTGGAAATACACCACAGTTCTGCATCTCCTCCAGTACTTCCAGTGCCTCTGACAACTGGCCTTTCTGGCAAAAACCATAAATAACAGCATTATAACAATAATCATTTAAAAGCAGGCCCTCCTTCTGCATTGTCCGTATCAAATCCAAAGCAACCTCAATGGCACCAACTTTACAAAGTCCATGTATGAATGTACCATATGTTACAATGGTGCAGCTTATCCCACCATTCTCCATATCTTCCAGGATTGCTGAAGCACGACTGAGAAATTCATCCGCACTAAGATTTAGCTTAGAAAGAGAGTTCAGCATAATTGTATAGGTCCTCACATTAGGTGCTGGCCCACGATTTTTCATGATGTCAAATAACTCTTTAGCAACGTCCTCTCTATCTGCTTCAACAAAGCATTTGAGCAAGAAGTTGCTCGAGTAGACATCAGGCTCGAGCCCAATTTTCGTACCCTCTGAAAACAGATCTTTggcattcttaagcattgaatTGGCTGCAAAGACCTTTATCAGTACATTATAAATAACAGCCAATCCCACCGCATCAGCCAGCCTATCAAGCAGAAAGTCGGTCAATTCTTCCAACATGTCTGCATCCAACTCCTTGAAATAGCAAACCACGTCTCTCAGCAAGGCATAAACTTCAAGCCGCATGCCCGTGACCGCGAAAACATGAACAATCATCCTAAGGGCCACAACGGAATCTTCCAACCCGTGTTCATTCACAACTCTCTGGAATCTAATTCTCCAGGCGACCTCCCAATTCAAAGACTTCAGCACTCTACCGACTAAAGA
Protein-coding regions in this window:
- the LOC104443526 gene encoding pentatricopeptide repeat-containing protein At1g64580, producing the protein MSPSECTLNRFHLLRHSAVLRKQPPFRLHCAVSSAALVEDHVFDEIPEVETWRPALTYRHEGRSRAFAGIPEAEAWKPAVTWGREDGRHVFDENPEVENWKREERSKYRLFSLVGRVLKSLNWEVAWRIRFQRVVNEHGLEDSVVALRMIVHVFAVTGMRLEVYALLRDVVCYFKELDADMLEELTDFLLDRLADAVGLAVIYNVLIKVFAANSMLKNAKDLFSEGTKIGLEPDVYSSNFLLKCFVEADREDVAKELFDIMKNRGPAPNVRTYTIMLNSLSKLNLSADEFLSRASAILEDMENGGISCTIVTYGTFIHGLCKVGAIEVALDLIRTMQKEGLLLNDYCYNAVIYGFCQKGQLSEALEVLEEMQNCGVFPDVYSYSILIDGFCKNGDVEKSLSLFHEMEVSNIKPTIVSYSSLCYGLCKAGLMELSHGFFRDIGYRGYEYDNIAYDILIDGFVNQGHIDSASRLFQEMINHDVDPCTSSFRNIIDGFCQYCREGNSQEALKLDQDIFRTSYMYTTVINRLCKEGKPEKAWELLAPMLKKNIFPDVVMCSILMDGFAKNSKLKEARKLYGKMLKAGMMPDVVTNTILINIFCHEGHMYKAYALFMEMIEEGLPLDDICYTSIIAGFCRLGEIRKAWALFNQMSRKRVLPSVFTFTCLIDGFSKQGRMDMAELLFHEMKRQGVAPDVATYNVLAAAYHRTGNMKKKEEMLLEMQKNGLETVEWMKD